AAAGTTCCCGCTGACTCTGAACACAGTCGCGCAGTTTGGCCCGGGCGCGGGCGATGCGACTCTTCACCGTGCCTAAGGCGATGCTCATGGCGCTGGCGATCTCGGCGTAGTCCATCTCCTGCACGTCGCACATGACGATGACCAGGCGCTGGTCATCGGGCAACGCATCGAGACAGCCCTGAAGAGCGCTTGCCAGTTCGGCGCGCTCGGCGTGAGCCTCAGGCGACTCGGTTTCGCTCACCAGCTGGGCCTCGCCGTCGGCGTCGGGGCCGGTTTCGACGACGGTCAGGGCTTCGAGCGAGGCGGCGGGGCGGCGCTTGCGGCGGCGCAATTCGTCGTAGCAGGCGTTGGTGACGATGCGCATCAGCCAGCCTTTGAACGAGCCGCCGCGATAAGCGCGAATGTTTTTGTAGGCCGAGATGAAGGCGTCCTGAGTCGCGTCCGAGGCCGAGTCGCCGTCGCCCATGATGCGGTAGGCCAGGTTGTAGACGACAGACTGGTATTCCAACACGAGGCGGTTGAACGAATCGAGGTCGCCGCGCTGGGCGTGTTGGATGAGGGCGGGTTCGTCCATTGGACGAATGATACCGCAAAACAAGAGACCTGCGCCATTGGATGACGCAGGTCTCTGCTCTTGCTACTGCCAGTCAGGGAAGCGATGCTGGCGAGCCGGTGCTCCCCTCAGTCCTAGTGGACGACTCGGAGCTACTGCGTGATCCTGATGGCGCCGTTGTTCAAAATCGCTTTTTCGACAGTCTTGGTTCCATCCCATTTACTTGAGAACCACAGACCGCCCTTGCTCTTG
This genomic interval from Chloroflexota bacterium contains the following:
- a CDS encoding sigma-70 family RNA polymerase sigma factor, with protein sequence MDEPALIQHAQRGDLDSFNRLVLEYQSVVYNLAYRIMGDGDSASDATQDAFISAYKNIRAYRGGSFKGWLMRIVTNACYDELRRRKRRPAASLEALTVVETGPDADGEAQLVSETESPEAHAERAELASALQGCLDALPDDQRLVIVMCDVQEMDYAEIASAMSIALGTVKSRIARARAKLRDCVQSQRELLPSAFRLEREQT